A region from the Halobellus litoreus genome encodes:
- a CDS encoding translation initiation factor IF-2 subunit beta, translating into MNYADSLDRALDALPERNEEQSRLSIPDPEGETDGAFTRLTNIGEIADALGRDVEHVHRNVQRELGTNGQLDDDRARYNGSFNVSDFEAAIDEYVAEYVTCTECGLPDTRLVTEDGVDMLRCEACGAFRPVAKRAAKTQSSSGPAVEEGTTYELEITGTGRKGDGVAEKGKFTIFVSGAREGQTVRAIVERTSGTLAFARVV; encoded by the coding sequence ATGAACTACGCCGACTCACTCGACAGGGCGCTCGACGCGCTCCCGGAGCGGAACGAAGAGCAGTCACGGCTCAGCATCCCCGACCCCGAGGGCGAGACAGACGGGGCGTTCACCCGACTGACGAACATCGGCGAGATCGCCGACGCGCTCGGCCGCGACGTCGAACACGTCCACCGGAACGTCCAGCGCGAACTGGGGACGAACGGGCAGCTCGACGACGACCGTGCGCGCTACAACGGGTCGTTCAACGTCTCCGACTTCGAGGCCGCCATCGACGAGTACGTCGCCGAGTACGTCACCTGCACGGAGTGCGGCCTGCCGGACACCCGCCTCGTCACCGAGGACGGCGTCGATATGCTCCGGTGTGAGGCCTGCGGCGCGTTCCGCCCGGTCGCGAAGCGCGCGGCGAAGACGCAGTCCTCCTCGGGCCCCGCCGTCGAGGAAGGTACCACCTACGAACTGGAGATCACCGGGACGGGCCGCAAGGGCGACGGCGTCGCCGAGAAGGGCAAGTTCACCATCTTCGTCTCCGGCGCGCGCGAGGGGCAGACCGTCCGCGCGATCGTCGAGCGGACGAGCGGGACGCTCGCGTTCGCCCGCGTCGTCTGA
- a CDS encoding deoxyhypusine synthase: MSDDGGEDGSEEVEPTTEDAGASHDPHREEFHDAPIGHAQVRGGMTVGELAAEYGKAGIGAASVDRAVDVYAEMLARDDVTNFFGLAGAMVPTGMRQIVVDLIRDGHIDALVTTGANLTHDAIEAIGGKHHHGRAEPHDPHPAAPDAEPTGETPRDHDERLRDEGVDRIYNVYLPQEHFALFESHLRENVFPAVERRVSIQEFTAELGRANAEQNRERGVAEDAGIAAAAYEHDVPIYCPAIQDSVLGIQAWIYSQTSEFGLDALGDMTHLSDLAFDAERAGAMVVGGGVPKNYVLQTMLTIPDAYDYAVQLTMDPDHTGGLSGATLDEARSWGKLEKSARNVTVVGDATVTLPLVVAAARERAGETPDR; this comes from the coding sequence ATGAGCGACGACGGCGGCGAAGACGGGTCCGAGGAGGTCGAACCGACAACCGAGGACGCCGGGGCGTCTCACGACCCCCACCGCGAGGAGTTCCACGACGCGCCGATCGGCCACGCGCAGGTCCGCGGCGGGATGACCGTCGGAGAACTCGCGGCCGAGTACGGCAAGGCGGGAATCGGCGCGGCGAGCGTCGACCGCGCGGTCGACGTGTACGCGGAGATGCTCGCCCGCGACGACGTGACGAACTTCTTCGGTCTCGCCGGGGCGATGGTGCCGACGGGGATGCGGCAGATCGTCGTCGACCTGATCCGCGACGGGCACATCGACGCGCTGGTGACGACCGGCGCGAACCTCACGCACGACGCCATCGAGGCGATCGGCGGGAAGCACCACCACGGTCGGGCGGAACCGCACGACCCTCATCCGGCCGCGCCCGACGCCGAACCGACCGGCGAGACGCCGCGCGATCACGACGAGCGCCTCCGCGACGAGGGCGTCGACCGGATCTACAACGTCTATCTCCCCCAGGAACACTTCGCGCTGTTCGAGTCGCACCTCCGCGAGAACGTCTTCCCCGCCGTCGAGCGCCGGGTGTCGATCCAGGAGTTCACCGCCGAGTTGGGCCGCGCGAACGCCGAGCAGAACCGCGAACGGGGCGTCGCGGAGGACGCCGGCATCGCCGCCGCCGCGTACGAACACGACGTCCCGATCTACTGTCCGGCGATTCAGGACTCCGTCCTGGGGATTCAGGCGTGGATCTACTCGCAGACCTCCGAGTTCGGACTCGACGCGCTGGGCGATATGACGCACCTCTCGGATCTCGCCTTCGACGCCGAGCGGGCCGGCGCGATGGTCGTCGGCGGCGGCGTCCCGAAGAACTACGTCCTGCAGACGATGCTGACGATCCCCGACGCCTACGACTACGCCGTGCAGTTGACGATGGACCCCGACCACACCGGCGGGCTCTCGGGGGCGACGCTCGACGAGGCGCGCTCGTGGGGCAAACTCGAGAAGTCCGCGCGGAACGTGACCGTCGTCGGCGACGCCACGGTCACGCTGCCGCTCGTCGTCGCCGCCGCGCGGGAGCGAGCGGGAGAAACCCCGGATCGCTGA
- a CDS encoding bacteriorhodopsin → MEFTTTLWLWVGVAGMTVGTVPTAYRLLVGGANRDLSAVLFGITGIAAVAYLIMAFGYGTVTIAGSSVEIVRYTDWLLTTPLMVLYLALLSQPGRRAIGALVAVDVVVIVAGVAATATGGIAQYLLFGVGSLAYLVLVWLLVRTLPRRASFPSSQQASAFVTLRNLTVIVWTLYPVVWLLAPTGVGLLLSETQVLVFTYLDIVSKVGFVAVALRGMQDLATAETELGVGAD, encoded by the coding sequence ATGGAGTTCACCACCACGCTGTGGCTGTGGGTCGGCGTCGCGGGGATGACCGTCGGAACGGTCCCCACGGCGTACCGGCTCCTCGTCGGCGGTGCGAACCGCGACCTCTCGGCCGTCCTGTTCGGCATCACCGGCATCGCGGCCGTCGCGTACCTGATAATGGCGTTCGGCTACGGGACGGTGACGATCGCCGGATCGAGCGTCGAGATCGTCCGCTACACCGACTGGCTGCTGACGACGCCGCTGATGGTGCTGTACCTCGCGCTGCTCTCGCAACCGGGCCGCCGCGCGATCGGCGCGCTCGTGGCCGTGGACGTGGTCGTCATCGTCGCCGGCGTCGCCGCGACCGCGACCGGCGGCATCGCGCAGTACCTGCTGTTCGGCGTCGGATCGTTGGCCTACCTCGTGTTGGTCTGGCTGCTGGTCCGGACGCTCCCGCGACGGGCCTCGTTCCCGTCGTCGCAGCAGGCGTCGGCGTTCGTCACGCTCCGGAACCTCACGGTCATCGTCTGGACGCTCTACCCCGTCGTGTGGCTGCTCGCGCCCACGGGCGTCGGCCTCCTGCTCTCGGAGACACAGGTCCTCGTGTTCACCTATCTCGACATCGTCTCGAAGGTCGGCTTCGTCGCCGTGGCGCTGCGAGGGATGCAGGACCTCGCGACCGCGGAGACGGAACTGGGCGTCGGCGCGGACTGA